GGATCTGActgcctctccctttctgttGGTTCTGGCTTGCATCTGAGTGTTGCTCTGGGAACGATATGGGAATCACGTGGCAGCGCAGGTCCCTGCCCAGTCCCGGTGTGCTGGTCGTCTTGCTGTCCATGGGGAATGCTCTCTGTGGGCCCCTGGGGGTCTCACTGACCAGGGAAGCCCCTCCTGGCCCCACATCCTGAGAAAGGAGTGGCCAGCCTGTGGAGAGCAGCCGAAATCTGCCCTCCTGCGGCGACGTCCCCAGGACCCTCAGGGCTCCGCCTCCCGTGGCTGTGATGGGTCTCTCGCCCATTCCCTCCGCCCACCGCCTGGCCAGATGTGGCTACcactccctcccagcccctcccctcaacCCCGGTGGCCCGGAGCGCCTGGAGGCCCCGGAAGCCCGCTGGCGCGCAGGTCTTCACCCCGCAGTGAGAGCAGCGCAGTTCTCTGGGAATGTGGGATCTCGTTCTGTCCTTAAGGGAAAATCGTAGAAAGATTCTCGGGGGATTTCAGGCACATAAAAGCGTCACCTGGTCACCGCAGCCAAGGTCTGCCTTTCCTGCAGACTTCTCCTGTGTTTCCCTGGCGATGAGGGCCTCCTGACAGGGGTCTCCTTCCTGTCCGGGATGGGTCTCCTCCTGAGTCTGCGTCCATCTGTAAACAAAGCCCGTGCCCATCCCTGGAGGCGGCCACGGCCACAGCCACACTGGGGTCGGGGCGGATGCCTCTCTTGGGTCCTCTGCCGTGTGGGCTGCACACGCTCAAGAGTGTTGTGCAGTTGTGTCTCTGCTCTGGGCTGGACAGACGCAGGGTTCCCCTGGGACCCTGGAGGGTCCTCCACCTGCCACCTGCCCCCAGAGGTGGGCCCCCAGGGCCCCCTTGCCATAGAGCTGCGGGAGGGGTCCATGCACGCCTGTCTGGCCCTCCTCTCGTCTTGTAGATGGATTTGTGGGGCAGGAGCTGGAGACGGGTCGTCCCGGAAGCAGGGGGCAAGCGGCCCTCGCCCCCCAACCGGTCCCGAGTGAATGGCTGGTCGAGGCCCCTGCACTCCTTCCAGGCGGTGGCCTGGGTCACGGTCCTCGTCATGGCTGTCGCCAGCTTTGGCATCTTCATCCCCTTCCTGCCGCGGGACTGGAAGGACGTCGCCTACGGTGTATCCTTTCCTGTGTCCAAATGGGGGCTCCCGGGGGCCTC
The Mustela nigripes isolate SB6536 unplaced genomic scaffold, MUSNIG.SB6536 HiC_scaffold_925, whole genome shotgun sequence DNA segment above includes these coding regions:
- the LOC132008762 gene encoding palmitoyltransferase ZDHHC11-like, yielding CGYHSLPAPPLNPGGPERLEAPEARWRAGLHPAMDLWGRSWRRVVPEAGGKRPSPPNRSRVNGWSRPLHSFQAVAWVTVLVMAVASFGIFIPFLPRDWKDVAYGVTGGLFLLHLSVHLLAVSIDPAEPNVRRKKNYSEPVPTFDRSKHAHVIQDQYCHLCEVTVSPKAKHCSACNKCVSGFDHHCKWLNNCVGGRNYW